CCCGAAACGCTCGACGCCGACGCGTTCAAGGCCACGATGGATGCGAAATATTTCCCGTACATCTACCCGCAGCAGGAAGTGCTGCGACGCATGGTCGCGCGCGTGAAATCCGGCGAGGCGGCCGAGCCGGGCACCATCGTCAATATCATCGGGATGGGCGGCAAATACGCGACGGACATCCATATTGCCGGCGGCGCCGCGAACGCGGCGCTGATGCTGGCGACCGTCGGCCTCGCGCACTATCACGCCCGCTATGGAATCCGTATCAACGCGATCAACCCGGGCGCGACGCTGACCGAGCGTGTCGAGGAAGCGCTCGCGCTCGAGGCGCAGCAGCAAGGCGTCGATATCGCCGAAGCGCGGGCGCGCGGCGAAGCGAAAGTGCCGCTCGGGCGTTTTGCGAAGCCTGAAGAAATCG
The nucleotide sequence above comes from Paraburkholderia sp. SOS3. Encoded proteins:
- a CDS encoding SDR family NAD(P)-dependent oxidoreductase: MDLGLKGKVVLITGGSKGIGLACARAFAVEGAKVAIVSRDPANLARAREQLKNEGLQVHLARADLHDAHSAADVVEEATQALGEIDVLVNSAGAARRYDPETLDADAFKATMDAKYFPYIYPQQEVLRRMVARVKSGEAAEPGTIVNIIGMGGKYATDIHIAGGAANAALMLATVGLAHYHARYGIRINAINPGATLTERVEEALALEAQQQGVDIAEARARGEAKVPLGRFAKPEEIADVALFLASRRASYVTGALIPMDGVSTPLI